A DNA window from Roseovarius sp. Pro17 contains the following coding sequences:
- a CDS encoding FAD-dependent oxidoreductase — translation MSESTLPDTAQYVIIGGGIIGCSVAYHLTKMGHSDVVLLEQGQLSCGTTWHAAGLVGQLRSQPAMTELIRYSTELYAGLEAETGLGTGWKRCGSVTVARSDDRMTMLKRTAASARAQGVEVDVISPAEAQEKWPVMQVDDIKGAIWMPGDGKANPTDLTQSLAKGARNRGAKVIEGVEVTDVLTENGAVTGVVTDQGTIRAEVVVNCAGQWARKLGLMCGVDVPLHSAEHLYVVTDKMAGVTPDLPVMRDPDGYIYFKEETGGLVMGGFEPEAKPWGMNGIPDKFFFQLLPDDWDQFEILMDNALIRVPQLAEAGVRQFYNGPESFTPDNNYILGEAPNLRNFFVGAGFNSMGIASAGGAGRALAEWIVAGAPTSDLLAVDIRRFAGFNNNPTWLHDRIKETLGLHYAMPWPNRELDTARPFRRSPLFDRLMAKHAVFGSKMGWERANFFAPDADSARIDYSFGRQNWHDFAGAEHKAVREGVALFDQTSFAKLLVQGRDACAQLNRICAANIDVEIGRTIYTGLLNPRGGYESDLTVLRRGRDEFLLITGSAQAIHDADWITRNLGEGAHVTVTDVTSGWSVLALMGPKSRDVLGALTRADLSNAAFPFATHRQIDLGYATVIANRMTYVGELGWELIVPTEFTAGVYDDLMRIGADHGIRDAGYYALEGLRIEKGFRAWSRELTPDITPWQAGLGFAVDMDKPGGFIGRDALIAAKADTDHMRTRIVQLVVDDADAQLWGGEAVLMDGVEMGEVRSAAYGHSLGACAALCLLHGSQPLTADVIRAARFEIDLAGKKLTAKAHLRSPYDPKSARPKADA, via the coding sequence ATGTCCGAATCGACACTTCCTGACACCGCGCAATATGTGATCATAGGGGGTGGTATCATCGGCTGTTCGGTCGCGTATCACTTGACCAAAATGGGGCACAGCGACGTTGTCCTGCTGGAGCAGGGGCAACTGAGCTGCGGTACAACATGGCACGCCGCCGGCCTCGTCGGCCAACTGCGCAGCCAGCCAGCGATGACCGAACTCATCCGCTATTCGACCGAACTTTATGCCGGCCTCGAGGCTGAAACCGGCCTTGGCACCGGATGGAAACGCTGCGGATCAGTCACCGTCGCGCGCAGTGACGACCGCATGACGATGCTGAAGCGCACCGCCGCATCGGCCCGTGCGCAGGGCGTCGAAGTCGACGTCATCAGCCCTGCTGAGGCACAGGAAAAATGGCCCGTCATGCAGGTGGATGACATCAAGGGCGCGATCTGGATGCCTGGCGATGGCAAGGCGAACCCTACCGATCTGACCCAATCGTTGGCCAAGGGCGCGCGCAACCGCGGCGCTAAGGTTATCGAGGGCGTTGAGGTGACAGACGTTCTGACCGAAAACGGCGCTGTGACAGGCGTCGTCACCGATCAGGGTACGATCCGCGCCGAAGTGGTGGTGAATTGCGCCGGTCAGTGGGCGCGCAAGCTGGGCCTGATGTGCGGGGTCGACGTGCCGCTGCACTCGGCCGAGCATCTCTATGTCGTGACCGACAAGATGGCGGGCGTGACCCCCGATCTGCCCGTCATGCGCGATCCGGACGGCTATATCTACTTCAAGGAGGAAACCGGCGGTCTCGTCATGGGCGGTTTCGAACCTGAGGCAAAGCCGTGGGGCATGAATGGCATCCCTGACAAATTCTTTTTCCAACTGCTGCCCGATGATTGGGACCAGTTCGAAATCCTGATGGACAACGCGTTGATCCGTGTGCCGCAACTGGCCGAGGCGGGTGTGCGGCAGTTCTACAACGGCCCCGAAAGCTTTACCCCCGATAACAACTACATCCTTGGCGAAGCGCCGAACCTGCGCAATTTCTTTGTCGGGGCGGGGTTCAATTCCATGGGCATCGCTAGTGCGGGTGGTGCCGGGCGTGCGCTGGCCGAATGGATTGTCGCGGGCGCGCCGACCTCTGACCTCTTAGCCGTTGATATCCGCCGTTTTGCGGGCTTTAACAACAACCCGACGTGGCTGCACGACCGCATAAAGGAAACGCTGGGCCTGCACTATGCCATGCCATGGCCAAACCGCGAATTAGACACGGCGCGCCCCTTCCGCCGCTCACCTCTCTTTGATCGCCTGATGGCGAAACACGCTGTTTTCGGATCGAAAATGGGATGGGAGCGGGCGAATTTCTTTGCCCCTGATGCCGATAGTGCGCGGATCGACTACAGCTTTGGCCGCCAGAACTGGCATGACTTTGCGGGCGCTGAACACAAGGCGGTCCGCGAGGGTGTCGCCCTCTTTGATCAGACATCGTTCGCCAAACTGCTGGTGCAGGGCCGCGATGCCTGTGCGCAGCTAAATCGTATCTGCGCCGCGAACATTGACGTCGAAATTGGGCGCACAATCTATACCGGCCTTCTGAACCCGCGTGGGGGGTATGAAAGCGACCTGACCGTTCTGCGGCGCGGGCGGGACGAATTCCTGCTGATCACCGGCTCGGCGCAGGCGATTCACGATGCCGACTGGATCACGCGCAATCTGGGCGAGGGCGCGCATGTGACGGTCACGGACGTAACCTCCGGCTGGTCGGTGCTGGCGCTGATGGGGCCGAAATCGCGGGATGTTTTGGGCGCGCTGACCCGCGCTGACCTAAGCAATGCGGCCTTCCCCTTTGCCACGCACCGCCAGATTGATCTGGGCTATGCGACCGTCATCGCTAACCGCATGACCTATGTGGGCGAGTTGGGATGGGAGTTGATCGTGCCGACCGAATTCACGGCCGGCGTCTATGACGATCTTATGCGCATCGGTGCGGATCACGGCATCCGCGATGCGGGCTATTATGCGCTGGAGGGGCTGCGCATCGAAAAGGGGTTTCGTGCGTGGAGCCGCGAATTGACGCCCGATATTACGCCGTGGCAGGCCGGTCTGGGCTTTGCTGTCGATATGGATAAGCCGGGCGGTTTCATCGGGCGCGATGCGTTGATCGCGGCCAAGGCCGACACGGATCACATGCGGACCAGAATCGTGCAATTGGTCGTTGACGACGCGGATGCGCAGCTGTGGGGCGGCGAGGCAGTGTTGATGGATGGCGTCGAAATGGGTGAGGTTCGCTCGGCGGCGTATGGGCACAGTCTGGGGGCGTGCGCGGCGCTGTGTTTGCTGCACGGGTCGCAGCCGCTGACCGCCGACGTGATTCGCGCTGCCCGGTTCGAAATTGATCTTGCAGGGAAAAAGCTGACAGCCAAGGCGCACCTGCGCAGCCCCTACGACCCCAAGAGCGCGCGGCCAAAGGCAGATGCCTGA